In Polyangiaceae bacterium, the genomic window TGATGGTCTTCACGAACTTCTCGTCGCCCGAGTAGACGTCCGCGAGCTTCTGCTTGACCTTGTCGGGGCTGAACTTCTGCTCGACCATCTCGGAGAGCTGGCGACCGAGCTGACGCCCCGCCCACCCCAGGTGGGTCTCGAGGATCTGCCCGACGTTCATGCGGCTCGGCACGCCGAGCGGGTTCAGCACGATGTCGACGGTGGTGCCGTCGGCTAAGTACGGCATGTCCTCTTCCGGCAGCACGCGGCTCACCACGCCCTTGTTGCCGTGGCGGCCGGCCATCTTGTCGCCGACCTGGATCTTGCGCTTGATGGCGACGTAGACCTTCACCATCTTGATCACGCCGGGCGGCAGCTCGTCGCCGCGCGACAGGCGCTCGATCTTCTCGCGGAAGTGCTCCTCGCGAGCGCGCACCATGTCCTCCAGGTCGGTGAGGAGCTGCGCGACCTGATCGGCCCCGGTCTCGACCGGGATCTCGCCCCAGTACTTGCGCGGCACGCCTTCGAAGGCCTCGTCGTTCAGCTCGGCGCCCTTGGCGAGCAGGACCTTGCCCTTGTCGTCCACCAGCTTTCCGGTGGTGACCTTGCCCGTGAGCACCCTCTTGATCTTGCGGAAGAAGCTGTCGCGGAAGATCTTCACTTCCTCGTCGCGGGTGCGCTCGAGCTTGGCGCGCTCCTGGTCCTCGATGGCCTTGGCGCGCTCGTCCTTGTCGGTGCCCTTGCGGCTGAAGATGCGGGCGTTGATCACGATGCCGCTGACGCCCGGGGGCACCTTCAGCGAGCTGTCGCGAACGTCGCCGGCCTTCTCGCCGAAGATGGCGCGCAAGAGCTTCTCTTCCGGAGAGAGCTGGCTCTCGCCCTTCGGAGTGATCTTGCCGACCAGGATGTCACCGGGCTTCACCTCGGCGCCGATTCGCACCACGCCGGCGTCGTCGAGGTCCTTCAGGGCTTCCTCACCGACGTTCGGGATGTCCTTGGTGATCTCTTCCTTGCCGAGCTTGGTGTCGCGGGCGACGCACTCGAACTCCTCGATGTGGACCGAGGTGTAGATGTCCTCGCGGACCAGCTTCTCGCTGAGGAGAATCGAGTCCTCGAAGTTGTAGCCCTGCCAGGGCATGAACGCGACGAGCACGTTCTGCCCGAGCGCCAGCTCACCCATGTCGGTGGCCGCGCCGTCGGCGAGCACGTCGCCGGCCTTCACCACCTCACCCGGACGGATGATGGGCTTCTGGTTGTAGCAGGTGCTCTGGTTCGAGCGCTGGTACTTGGTCATCTGGTAGATGTCCGGCACCTCGTCGCCCTCGGCGCCCGTGGCGCGGACCACGATGCGCTCGGCGTCCACGCTCTCCACCACGCCGTCGCGCTTGGCGATGACGCACACGCCCGAGTCGATGGCCACGCGGCCTTCCATCCCGGTGCCGACCAGCGGCGCCTCGGTGCGAACTAGCGGCACGGCCTGGCGCTGCATGTTCGCGCCCATCAGCGCGCGGTTGGCGTCGTCGTGCTCCAGGAACGGCACCAGCGCCGCAGCGACGCTCACCATCTGGTTCGGGGCGACGTCCTGCAACTCGATCTGGTCCGGTGCCGCCATGCGGAACTCGCCGTTGAAGCGAGCGCTGACCAGGGAGCCCTTGAACTTGTTCTTGTCGTCGATGTCCGCGGTGGCCTGAGCGATGTACTTCTGCTCTTCCTCCAGCGCGCTGAACCAGTGCACCTCGGGGGTCAGCCGGCCGTGCTCCACCTTGCGGTACGGCGTCTCGACGAAGCCGTACTCGTTGACGCGCGCGAAGGTCGAGAGCGAGGCGATGAGGCCGATGTTCGGACCTTCCGGCGTCTCGATCGGGCAGATGCGGCCGTAGTGGGTGGCGTGGACGTCGCGCACCTCGAAGCCTGCACGCTCGCGGGTCAGGCCGCCGGGCCCGAGGGCCGAAAGGCGGCGCTTGTGGGTGACTTCGCTGAGGGGGTTGGTCTGGTCCATGAACTGCGAGAGCTGCGAGCTCCCGAAGTACTCCTTGACCACGGCACCCACCGGCTTGGCGTTGATCAGGTCGTGGGGCATCAGCGTGTCGATCTCCTGCGACACGCTCATGCGCTCCTTGATGGCGCGGGCCATGCGGACCAGACCGATGCGGTACTGGTTCTCCATCAGCTCGCCCACCGCGCGGACGCGGCGGTTGCCGAGGTGGTCGATGTCGTCCACCGAGCCGCGGCCGTTCTTCAGCTCGATCAGGTGACGCACCGTCTCCAGGATGTCCTGCGGCGACAGGATGGTCTGGTCGAGGCCCGGCTTCTGGTCCTCCGGCAGGTCCCGGTAGAACTTGTAGTTGAGCTTCAACCGGCCGACCGCCGACAGGTCGTAGCGCTCCATGTTGAAGAACAGGTTGTTGAACAGCTGCTTGGCCGTCTCCAGCGTCGGCGGATCACCGGGGCGCAGGCGCCGGTAGATCTCCATGATCGCGTCCTCGGTGGTCTTCACCTTGTCGGCGATCAGCGTGTCGCGCAGGTAGGGCCCCACGTTCAGGCCGTCGATGAACAGCACCTTGAAGTGGTCGACGCCGGCTTCGCGCAGGCGCTCCAGGGTGACCTCGGTGACCTCCTCGTTGCACTCGAGCAGGACCTCGCCGGTCTCCTTGTCGATGACGTCCTGGGCGCTGACCTTGCCCACCAGCTCGACGACCTCGATGGGCAGCCGATCGATCTTGGCTTCCTTGAGCTTCTTGATGGCGGCGCGGGTGAACTTGGTGTTCTTGCGCACCACGACCTCGGAGCCGACCTTGATGTCGCGGGTCGAGCGCTGCCCTGGGAGCAGATCGAACTCGATGCTCTTGCCGAACTTCCCACCCTTCTCGAGGAAGATGGTCTCCGTCGAGTAGAAGTAGTTCAAGAGGTCCTGCGAGCTGTAGCCGAGCGCGCGCAGCAGCACCGTCGCGTGCATCTTCCGGCGGCGGTCGATGCGCACGTAGATGATGTCCTTGTGGTCGAACTCGAAGTCGAGCCACGAGCCCGAGTAGGGGATGACGCGGGCCGAGTAGAGCAGCTTGCCACTGGAGTGGGTCTTGCCCTTGTCGTGGTCGAAGAACACGCCGGGGCTCCTGTGGAGCTGGCTGACGACCACGCGCTCGGTGCCGTTGATGATGAAGGTGCCGGTCTCCGTCATCAGCGGGATCTCGCCGAAGTAGACCTCCTGCTCCTTGATGTCGCGGACGATGCGCTCGCCACCCTCGCGGGTGTCGTAGACCATGAGCTGCGTCGTCACCTTGATGGGTGCGGCGAAGGTCATGCCGCGCTGCCGGCACTCGTCGACGTCGTACTTCGGCTTCTCGAGGTTGTACGACACGTAGACGAGCTCGCTGGTCCCGTCGAAGTCCTTGATGGGGAAGACGCTGCGAAAGACCTCTTCGAGACCGATCTCGCGCCGATCGCGCGGACCGAGCTCGGACTGGAGGAACTTGTCGTAGCTGGACTTCTGGATGTCGATCAGATTGGGGATGTCGACGACGGAGTCGATCTGACCGAGGTTCTTGCGGTGCCGGAAGTTCGACTGGACCTTGGATGCCATTCGCGGTTCCTCCGATGGGGAGTCACGGGACCGCGCAGATTGCGCGGTGGGGGGGGCCGAGAGCCGGGCCCGAAACAGGGCCGAGGGGCCCAAAGCGGGATCGATGGAGTCGGGAAATCGCTGCGCGCTGCCGTGCCGACAAAACGCCGGCGCGGCGGCACACCACGACGTTCACGTGGTGGCCACGCGCTGGGGAAACGGAAGCGTTCGGAGCGGGGTCAAGCGACAATGCTCTGGGGCTTTGGGGCCAAGCCTTCTGGCTCGGCCCCAGCACCCCGAGGGCCTCACTTGACCTCGACCTTTGCGCCGGCTTCTTCGAGCTTCTTCTTGATGTCGGCCGCCTCGTCCTTGCCGATGCCCTCCTTGAGGGCCTTCGGCGCGCCCTCGACCAGGTCCTTCGCCTCTTTGAGGCCAAGGCCGGTGAGCTCGCGGACGATCTTGATGACGTTGATCTTGCTCGGACCCGCGTCGGCGAGGATGACGTCGAACTCCGTCTTCTCCTCGGCGGCGGCGGCGCCACCACCACCGGCGGCGACCGCACCAGCAACCGCGACCGGCGCTGCGGAAACGCCCCACTTGGTCTCGAGCTCCTTCACGAGCTCCGCGATCTGGATGACCGGGAGGTTGGAAAGGTAATCAACGACCTGCTCACGAGTAATCTCAGCCATTTTCTTGCTCCATCAAGGCCCCGAAACTTGGGTGTCGCGGCGCCGGAATCTTGGGTTCTTGGTTTCTTGGTTTCTTCTGGAAGTGTTTGGGTGACGGGGCCTGTCAGCCCTCGTCTTTGCGCTGCTTCGCCGCCAGCACGCCGACCATTTCACGGGCCGGAGCGTTGAGCAGCATCACGAAGCGCTGTGCCGGCGCGATCATCTGCGCGAGCAGCATCGCCCTGGCTTCGTCCTTGCCGGGCATGGTCGCCAGAGTGTCCTCGACGCTCTTGCCGTCGAGGACCTGGCCCTCGAGCACGCCGGCCTTGATCTGGAGCTTCTCGTTCTCGCGCTTGAAGTCCTTGACCACCTTGGCGGCGGCGTTCGGCTCTTCGTAGCTCCAGGCGACGCCGGTCATGCCCTTCAGGGCCTTGGCCAGGCCGCCGCTCCAGGTCTCGCTCTTGAGCGCCTGCTTGACCAGCGTGTTCTTGACGACCTTGTACTCCACGCCTTTGGCGCGGAAGGCGTCGCGAAGCTTGCTCACCTCCTCGACGGTCATCCCCGTGAAGTCGAGGAACACCGCGGAGGTCATCTTCGAGAATCGATCCTTGAGGACCTGGATCGCTTCTTCTTTTTCCGTGCGTAGCATCTCAGTGCTCCTCTTCCCCGGCGACCAGCGTGGCCGGGTCGATGCGGACACCGGGGCCCATGGTGCTCGAGAGCGTGAGGCTCTTGAGGTAGACGCCCTTGGCAGTCGACGGCTTCTTCGCGATGAGCTCGCGGATCAGCGCGTGGGTGTTCTCGGCCAGCTTGGTCTGGTCGAACGAGGCCCGCCCGATGCGGCAGTGGACGACCCCCGCCTTGTCGACGCGATACTCCACCTTGCCGGCCTTCGCCTCGCGCACGGCCTTGGCCACGTCCGGGGTGACGGTGCCGACCTTGGGATTCGGCATCAGGCCGCGCGGACCGAGCACGCGGCCGAGCTTGCCGACCGCGCCCATCATGTCCGGGGTGGCGATGACGCGGTCGAAGTCCATGAAGCCCTCGGTGACCTTCGCCACCAGCTCGTCCGAGCCGGCGAAGTCAGCGCCCGCGGCGAGCGCTTCCTTCTCCTTCTCGCCCTTCGCGAACACGAGCACGCGCACGCTCTTGCCGGTTCCGTGCGGGAGGATGATGGCTCCACGCACCATTTGATCGGCATGCTTGGGGTTCACGCCCAGGCGCACCGCGACGTCGACGCTCTCGTCGAACTTCGCGTAGGCGGCCTGCTTGACGAACCCTGCGGCCTGCTCGACCGAGTAGCGCTTCTCGCGGTCGAACGCCGCCAGCGCTTTGGTTCTCTTCTTGCTGTCTTTTTTTGCCATGGTTTTCGTCTTTCGACTCCTGGAGAGCGGGGTACTCGGCGCCGACGGGGTCGAGCCTCCGTTCCAGTACGCTTGGTCGCGGGGTGGGCTTACTTGTGGACGTCCACACCCATGCTGCGGGCGGTGCCCGCGATGCTGTTGGCCGCCGACTCGAGGTCGGTGGTGTTCATGTCCTGGATCTTGGTCTTGGCGATCTCCTTGACCTCCGCCCAGGTGAGCTTGCCGACCTTGGTCTTGTTCGGCTCCTTGGAGCCGGAGCCGGGCTTCTTGGAGCTCGGCAGGCCGCAGGCCTTCTTGATCAGCACGCTGGCCGGCGGCGACTTCATCACGAACGAGTACGAGCGGTCCGCGTACACGGTGATGACGACCGGGATGATGGTGTCACCCAGGGGCGCGGACTTGCTGTTGAAGTCCTTGCAGAACCCCATGATGTTGACGCCGTGCTGGCCGAGCGCGGGGCCGACCGGCGGCGACGGGTTCGCCTTGCCCGCCGGGAGCTGGAGCTTGAT contains:
- the rplK gene encoding 50S ribosomal protein L11, producing MAAAKKKISAFIKLQLPAGKANPSPPVGPALGQHGVNIMGFCKDFNSKSAPLGDTIIPVVITVYADRSYSFVMKSPPASVLIKKACGLPSSKKPGSGSKEPNKTKVGKLTWAEVKEIAKTKIQDMNTTDLESAANSIAGTARSMGVDVHK
- the rplL gene encoding 50S ribosomal protein L7/L12; amino-acid sequence: MAEITREQVVDYLSNLPVIQIAELVKELETKWGVSAAPVAVAGAVAAGGGGAAAAEEKTEFDVILADAGPSKINVIKIVRELTGLGLKEAKDLVEGAPKALKEGIGKDEAADIKKKLEEAGAKVEVK
- a CDS encoding 50S ribosomal protein L10, producing the protein MLRTEKEEAIQVLKDRFSKMTSAVFLDFTGMTVEEVSKLRDAFRAKGVEYKVVKNTLVKQALKSETWSGGLAKALKGMTGVAWSYEEPNAAAKVVKDFKRENEKLQIKAGVLEGQVLDGKSVEDTLATMPGKDEARAMLLAQMIAPAQRFVMLLNAPAREMVGVLAAKQRKDEG
- the rpoB gene encoding DNA-directed RNA polymerase subunit beta, which encodes MASKVQSNFRHRKNLGQIDSVVDIPNLIDIQKSSYDKFLQSELGPRDRREIGLEEVFRSVFPIKDFDGTSELVYVSYNLEKPKYDVDECRQRGMTFAAPIKVTTQLMVYDTREGGERIVRDIKEQEVYFGEIPLMTETGTFIINGTERVVVSQLHRSPGVFFDHDKGKTHSSGKLLYSARVIPYSGSWLDFEFDHKDIIYVRIDRRRKMHATVLLRALGYSSQDLLNYFYSTETIFLEKGGKFGKSIEFDLLPGQRSTRDIKVGSEVVVRKNTKFTRAAIKKLKEAKIDRLPIEVVELVGKVSAQDVIDKETGEVLLECNEEVTEVTLERLREAGVDHFKVLFIDGLNVGPYLRDTLIADKVKTTEDAIMEIYRRLRPGDPPTLETAKQLFNNLFFNMERYDLSAVGRLKLNYKFYRDLPEDQKPGLDQTILSPQDILETVRHLIELKNGRGSVDDIDHLGNRRVRAVGELMENQYRIGLVRMARAIKERMSVSQEIDTLMPHDLINAKPVGAVVKEYFGSSQLSQFMDQTNPLSEVTHKRRLSALGPGGLTRERAGFEVRDVHATHYGRICPIETPEGPNIGLIASLSTFARVNEYGFVETPYRKVEHGRLTPEVHWFSALEEEQKYIAQATADIDDKNKFKGSLVSARFNGEFRMAAPDQIELQDVAPNQMVSVAAALVPFLEHDDANRALMGANMQRQAVPLVRTEAPLVGTGMEGRVAIDSGVCVIAKRDGVVESVDAERIVVRATGAEGDEVPDIYQMTKYQRSNQSTCYNQKPIIRPGEVVKAGDVLADGAATDMGELALGQNVLVAFMPWQGYNFEDSILLSEKLVREDIYTSVHIEEFECVARDTKLGKEEITKDIPNVGEEALKDLDDAGVVRIGAEVKPGDILVGKITPKGESQLSPEEKLLRAIFGEKAGDVRDSSLKVPPGVSGIVINARIFSRKGTDKDERAKAIEDQERAKLERTRDEEVKIFRDSFFRKIKRVLTGKVTTGKLVDDKGKVLLAKGAELNDEAFEGVPRKYWGEIPVETGADQVAQLLTDLEDMVRAREEHFREKIERLSRGDELPPGVIKMVKVYVAIKRKIQVGDKMAGRHGNKGVVSRVLPEEDMPYLADGTTVDIVLNPLGVPSRMNVGQILETHLGWAGRQLGRQLSEMVEQKFSPDKVKQKLADVYSGDEKFVKTIKSLSNDEAYDLARKLRHGVLFGSPVFDGARESQIKEALALAELPSSGQAILFDGRSGDPFEQDVTVGIMYMLKLHHLVDDKIHARSIGPYSLVTQQPLGGKAQFGGQRLGEMEVWAMEAYGAAYALQEFLTVKSDDVQGRTRMYESIVKGEYALEAGLPESFNVLIKELQSLCLNVELVEGPAGPGSAAAAEE
- a CDS encoding 50S ribosomal protein L1, yielding MAKKDSKKRTKALAAFDREKRYSVEQAAGFVKQAAYAKFDESVDVAVRLGVNPKHADQMVRGAIILPHGTGKSVRVLVFAKGEKEKEALAAGADFAGSDELVAKVTEGFMDFDRVIATPDMMGAVGKLGRVLGPRGLMPNPKVGTVTPDVAKAVREAKAGKVEYRVDKAGVVHCRIGRASFDQTKLAENTHALIRELIAKKPSTAKGVYLKSLTLSSTMGPGVRIDPATLVAGEEEH